The window CTGTGAGTTTGTCTTCAATCGGAACCGGCTCTACGTTTTCACCACCAAGAAGGACTACCGTATCTTTCGCACGGCCAGTAATGGTTAGGGTCTTTTTGAAATTGAACATTCCAATATCTCCCGTATCCATCCAACCATCTTTCAGAACTTTCGCTGTTGTTTCTGGATTTTTATAATAACCTTTCATCACTTGTGGTCCACGGATGTGGATGACCCCACGAGCTCCGTACTTACCAGAAATGAGTTTTTGGTTGGCATCCACATGAGTGAGCACCTTTCCCAAATCATCGCGAATTTGTACGGAAGTTTCTGGCGTGATTACCCCAACAGAACCTTGGACTAACTTTTTGAAAGTTCTTACAGAAATTACCGGAGAAGTTTCCGTCATTCCATATCCTTCCAAAACATTGATTCCAATATCATTGAAGAATGCATCCACATGTCTTTGGAGAGCTCCACCACCGGAAACAGAAGCTTTGAGCTCCCCACCAGTAGCTTCTCTAATTTTAGAGAGCACAACTAAATCCAATAGAAAATACGGAACTGCCAATAAGGTAGCAACGGTTAAATAGTAGAAACCTCTAAATAGAGAAACAATTGGATTTCTTCCTACGTAATCTACTTGGTTTCCTTTTAAGAACCTTGTAGCTGCGTTGAAATGTTTAGAGAAAAAATAAGCCATATTGAACAAACCACGACGGATCGCAGGAGTTTGTTTTGGATCATTGATTCTAGTATAAATTCCGTTGTAGATACTTTCCCAAAGTCTAGGAGCAGATGCCATAAAAGTCGGTTTTGACTTTTTCATATCATCGCGAAGGTCACGAACATTGGTATAGTATGTAGCACAACCAGCTGCAATCGCTAGGTATTCAAATACTCTTTCAAATACGTGCCAAACAGGAAGAATGGACAACATCCTTTCATCTTTTTTGATTTCGATCATACTTCCTAAAATGACAGATGTTTGGTGGATCATGTTGCTATGTTTCAACATAACACCTTTTGGCATACCTGTCGTTCCAGAAGTGTAAATGATTGTGAAAAGGTCATCAGGAGCGATTGCTTTCATTCGCTCTTCTGCTTTTTTGGAACCCTTCGCACGAAGTTCCTTACCTTTTTCGATAAGATCATAAAGTTTTAAAACACCTGTTGCAGTCGACTTATTGTCCATAACAATCAGGGTTTTTGCAAATTCCAATTGGGAGCGATTCTTTTGGAATTTCTCGAGCATTTTGTCATTCTCAAGAAACACAACTTTTGCTTCACAGTGGTTTAGAATATAAGCAATTTCTGAATCGGTAATGTCTGTTCCTCTTGGAACATCACAAGCACCACTCATTAGAATTCCATAATCGGAAACAATCCACTCCAATCGGTTATCTGCAAGCAAGGCAACATTTTCTTTGGCAGATACACCCAAATCAATGAGAGCTTCTGCTAAGTTGATACCAAGATCATATACTTCTTTAAAAGTGACGGGTTTATAGGACTTAGATTCGTCCTTACTGACGAACGCGGGGCGGTTCCCAAATTTTTCAGCACTCTGCTGGAAGAGTTCGGGCAAATTGGCTGGCATTATTCTGACTCCTTTCTCAAAAGAAAACGTAAAAAGGTATCTTTAAGGGACTTTTTTAACGAACATGAGTCAAGACATTTTCAATCTTGTCATTGAAATCAAGGGAAAATCAAAATGTTGTTTCGCATTGCACAATTATGGCAGTTCCGTCGCCGCCCAAACATGAGAGCGAATCACAAGCCCAGAAAGGTCTGACCCAATGATTCCATACTGCCTATGCACAATTTTTCCGGTGCGATCAAAGACAAGAAGGCAAGGAATTCCTTCTACATGATAAAAATCTGTCATTTTCCAGTCTTTGTCAAGTAAGGTGGGATAACTCATCTTCAATCGTTTCATATCTTTTTGGATTTTTTCCAAAGGTTCAGAGGTATCAGTGTTGATCCCTCGAAAGACAAAGTCCTTTTCTGAAACCGAAGATTTCCACTGGTTGATGGTAGGGACTGCTTTTGCACAAGGTTCACACCAAGTGGCCCAAAAATCTAAAACAACAACCTTCCCTTTAAAATCCTCTAATCTTTCTTTTTCCCCTGTAAGTCCAGGTAGGGAATCGGGATAAAAATCACTCACTTCTTTTGAGGGTTTGCAAAAAAAGAGAGAAAGGAGAAAGATCAGATAAAAACTGGATGTAGAACGTCTGAAAACTTGGGTCATCATTTTTGAATTCATTGATTTATAATTACTTCTCCAACTTAGACGAATGGAATGATTACGTAAAGGGAAACTGGACGGGAAAAGGAATTTCTATGATTCCTTCGACAGTACAACCGTATGAAACCGGAGACGAAACAGCCGTTATCTGGAAAGCAGGCCCAAAAGAAATCAAATCTCTTTTCAAACGTGGAAAACAAGAATTTGCTCTGGTTTGGATTCTCGAATCGGATGTTCTTTGTGACCGCGTCAAACTCATTGCTAAAAATGAAGATTGGGAATGTGAAATCCAAGCCATGACCAAAGACCGCTTCCACTTACACGTCCTACCTAAATCCGACAAATCTAAAATTCTTTATTCAGGTGTGGTCACAAAAAAAACGGGTTTATTCTCCTTCCTCTAAAACCTTTCTAAAAACTTCTTCCGTAATTTTTGCTGCATTTTCCCAAGTAAACTCGGAGATGGAAACCTCAGGCGGGACTGGGTTCTCAAAGAATTTTTTGATTTTTTCCGCCCAGATTTTTGCATCTTCTTTGGTTTGGTAAGGAAGGTAAGTCACACCATCTTTTCCTATTTCACGAAAAGTAGGTATGTCAGAAACCACACAATTCAAACCATGAAAGATGGCTTCTACCATGGGAATTCCAAATCCCTCATATTTACTCGCAAAAGCAAATAGTCCCGCTCTTTTGTAGAGGTGTTGTAATTCAGAGTCAGAAACAGAATCTAAAATATGAATGTCTTTAAACAAAGCACGTTCTTGTCTTAACTCTTCTATAAATTCCGAAGACTCCCAACCAATTTTTCCAACAATCACCCAAGGTCTGTAATGGTGCGGATCGATTTTTCGATACTCACGAAAGACTTCGAGTAAAAACGGATAGTTCTTTCTTGGTTCAATGGTGGATACAGAAAGTAAATAATCTGTACCCAAATCTTTCACCCGTAGAGATGGTTCCGTTTCCAAAAGTTTCAACATTTCCTCTGGATTCACTCCTGGGTAGGAAACACCTGTTTGGTCTACGGGATAATCAAATTTACGACACATATCATCGCTAGTTTGTTTGGATATGGACAGGATAAAACTTGAGCGTCTCACCGAATAACTTTGGAACAACCTTTGTTGGACTTTGGCAATCCAACGCATAGTTTCTGGATACAAATACAAAACCAAATCACAATAAGTTAAAACCGCAGATAAGGAACTAGGCAAAAAAGGTGGTAAAACTTGTTGGGAACCCCAAAACAAATCCAATCGATGTTTTAGTAAATAAAAAGGAATGAATAGATTGTAATACAATCCACCTTTCCATTTTAGAAAACCCCCACCTTTCACCCAAGTTACATTAGGTAAATTTAAAACGGCTTTATGATCTTCATGAATCGGCAAATGAGAAAACAAAAAGAAATCATATTCTTCTTTATGAGGAAATGCTTTGAGTGTTTCGGCAATCAACCTTCCCACTCCCGATACACGTGTGGATAAAGGTCTGGCATCAAGTCCAATCCGTTTGGTGGTTTTTACCATCGTTCCTTTACCTTGAGAGACAACTGGTGGAAATCAATTTTAGATTCCAAATAAGAAACAGCCGTTTTTTTACCTGCCACTAAACCGAAGGAAAGTGTCTCTTTTTGGTTGAACTTGTATCCTTTGTCTTTCAATGGGAAACAAGTGAAATTCTCTTCATCCAAAAGAGCAATCCCTCCACAGATATCCCATTCATTTTTTGGTTTTAGTGAAACGATAAGATCAATAAATCCGGCAGATAACAAACCTAACTTATACGCAATACTTCCCATAGAGCGAATTTCAAAATCTTCCTGCCAAAAGGGATCGGAGAACAATCCTTCTTTCATTTCGGATAGAGATACAAGGAGAATTGGTTTTTTGGTAACTGGTTTTTCTTCCACTAAAGGTTCTAATACAGAACTACTTTCCACAACTAAGGTTCTAAAATTTTCTTCTGTGGCAAAAGGAGGATTCAACTTAGCAAAAAAAGTATTTCTATTTTTGGAAAAAAACTCACCTGTTGAAGGATTAAAAATCACACCCCAGATGGCTTCTCCATTACGAACGAGTCCCAAACTAAGCGCAAATTGGTCATTTTTTTTGACAAACTCACGCGTACCGTCAATGGGATCTAAAATCCAAACCCATTCCTTATCCAAACGACTGTTAGTGTCTACTTTTTCTTCGGACAAAAATCCATGATTTGGAAACTGATTCGAAATTTTTTCAAAAAGAAATTCACTCGCAAACAAATCAGCTTCGGTAACGGGATCATTACCACCTTTGTCACGAATTTGGAAATCTGATTTATAAATGGAAAGGATCGAATCCCCTACCGATAACACCCACCGCCAAACTTCCCTAAAATCGTTTTCTTCCATTCCGTCCTGATTAAAAATTTAATTCTTTTTTTCTTCTTTGTGCGCACCCGCACCAAGATCCAAACCATCTGGTTTCTCTAAAACTATTTCCTCAGATGGTGAGGTAACATAAGTTTCTGGATCCACCGGAAATTGGTATTGGAAATAAAAGTTCTTATACTTTACAAAAAATGTATTGGTTCCTTCCGGACGTTCTGTCTGTAAATCTTGAAATTTGAGATCTTTTAAATCCTTTTTTGGATTAGAAAGTTTTTTGGAAAGAGTGCTACGAACTGAACTTACCATATTGGTTTCAAAGTTCTTTTTCTTTTGTTCTTCGGTAAGTTTTGGATTTCTAAGATAATCTTCTAGTTTAGTAAACTCTTCCGCCAAACCAGTGCTTTGTTGTGAATGTATAAAAGTCACCGGAAATAATACAACAATACAAAATATCCAAACTCGTTTCATTGCCAATCCTCTTCTAGGTTATGAAATTATCTCTAATGGTGTGTATGCCAATAAGAATTTTTTATCTAAATGGGAACCAAATCGGACTTCTACCTTACGGTTATCTCCTGATCCAGAAACGGATAAAATCCGTCCTTCCCCGTAAACTTTATGACGCACCTTAGTTCCCACTTGGTAGTCTCCATCGCCTGTTTTGGCAAGCACCGTTTCAAACTTTTCTTCTGATTTTTGGAATCTTTCGGCTCTTGGAGCAAACTCAGGCCGTCTCACCCCATAACGACTTTCTGTAAATTCCCCATCTAAAAATTGGCTGGGGAGTTCTTCCAAAAATTGAGAGGGAAGTCTCGCTTCAATATCCCCGAATTTACGAGTAAATCTTGAAAAACTAATTTCTAGATTTTTTCTTGCCCGAGTGATGGCAACGTATGCAAGCCTTCGTTCTTCTTCCAATCCATCGGCAGAATCAATTGATAAAAAATGAGGAAAGGTTCCCTCTTCCATACCCGCCATAAACACATGTTGGAATTCCAAACCTTTTGCGTTGTGGACAGTCATTAGAATTACATAATCAGGTAAATCTTTGGTGTTGTCTTCACTAGTGATGAGTGAAATATTTCCGAGGTATTCTTCCAAGGTGGCTTCTGGATTGTTTTCTTCAAATTCTTTAAGGGCGTTGACAAACTCATTTAAGTTAGATAACCGCGAAAAAGAATCTTCAGTACTTTCATTTTCCAAAAATTCACGGTAACCAGAATGTTCCAAAACCTCATAAGCGATTTCGGAAGGAGTTTTTTTACCCAAATCTTCCATTGCTGATTCAAACATTCGGTATAAAGAAGCTAACTTTTGCAAGGTTCCCTTTTTTATATCCGGAACCGATTTTCCCAAACATTCAAATAAAGAAAGCCCTTCACTCACCGAATAGGATAACAAACGATTCACAGTTGTATCACCAATCCCTCTTGGAGGAGAGTTGATGATCCGAAGGAGGGAAGTAGAATCTACTGGATTCACAACAACAGAAAGGTAAGCAATTAGATCCTTTACTTCTTTTCTGTCAAAAAATCGAAAACCACCAAATATTTTATAGGGGATGGCTTTTTTTCGTAAGGCCTCTTCAAAATACCTGGATTGAGAATTAGTTCTATAAAATACCGCAAAATTCGAATACTTCTGTCCCCTTCTCGCACCCATTTGAATTTTTTGAACAATTC of the Leptospira kanakyensis genome contains:
- a CDS encoding AMP-dependent synthetase/ligase, producing MPANLPELFQQSAEKFGNRPAFVSKDESKSYKPVTFKEVYDLGINLAEALIDLGVSAKENVALLADNRLEWIVSDYGILMSGACDVPRGTDITDSEIAYILNHCEAKVVFLENDKMLEKFQKNRSQLEFAKTLIVMDNKSTATGVLKLYDLIEKGKELRAKGSKKAEERMKAIAPDDLFTIIYTSGTTGMPKGVMLKHSNMIHQTSVILGSMIEIKKDERMLSILPVWHVFERVFEYLAIAAGCATYYTNVRDLRDDMKKSKPTFMASAPRLWESIYNGIYTRINDPKQTPAIRRGLFNMAYFFSKHFNAATRFLKGNQVDYVGRNPIVSLFRGFYYLTVATLLAVPYFLLDLVVLSKIREATGGELKASVSGGGALQRHVDAFFNDIGINVLEGYGMTETSPVISVRTFKKLVQGSVGVITPETSVQIRDDLGKVLTHVDANQKLISGKYGARGVIHIRGPQVMKGYYKNPETTAKVLKDGWMDTGDIGMFNFKKTLTITGRAKDTVVLLGGENVEPVPIEDKLTESPFIAQVMVIGQDQKNLGALVIPDFDKLTEWAKENGISETDKQKLIENPKVLDFYKKEIKALNNTKTGFKSFEQVTPFILITKPFEVGDELTNLFKMKRHLITEKYKDKITALYAAD
- a CDS encoding glycosyltransferase family 4 protein, with amino-acid sequence MVKTTKRIGLDARPLSTRVSGVGRLIAETLKAFPHKEEYDFFLFSHLPIHEDHKAVLNLPNVTWVKGGGFLKWKGGLYYNLFIPFYLLKHRLDLFWGSQQVLPPFLPSSLSAVLTYCDLVLYLYPETMRWIAKVQQRLFQSYSVRRSSFILSISKQTSDDMCRKFDYPVDQTGVSYPGVNPEEMLKLLETEPSLRVKDLGTDYLLSVSTIEPRKNYPFLLEVFREYRKIDPHHYRPWVIVGKIGWESSEFIEELRQERALFKDIHILDSVSDSELQHLYKRAGLFAFASKYEGFGIPMVEAIFHGLNCVVSDIPTFREIGKDGVTYLPYQTKEDAKIWAEKIKKFFENPVPPEVSISEFTWENAAKITEEVFRKVLEEGE
- a CDS encoding LIC11625 family surface-exposed protein — its product is MKRVWIFCIVVLFPVTFIHSQQSTGLAEEFTKLEDYLRNPKLTEEQKKKNFETNMVSSVRSTLSKKLSNPKKDLKDLKFQDLQTERPEGTNTFFVKYKNFYFQYQFPVDPETYVTSPSEEIVLEKPDGLDLGAGAHKEEKKN
- a CDS encoding 3'(2'),5'-bisphosphate nucleotidase CysQ; its protein translation is MEENDFREVWRWVLSVGDSILSIYKSDFQIRDKGGNDPVTEADLFASEFLFEKISNQFPNHGFLSEEKVDTNSRLDKEWVWILDPIDGTREFVKKNDQFALSLGLVRNGEAIWGVIFNPSTGEFFSKNRNTFFAKLNPPFATEENFRTLVVESSSVLEPLVEEKPVTKKPILLVSLSEMKEGLFSDPFWQEDFEIRSMGSIAYKLGLLSAGFIDLIVSLKPKNEWDICGGIALLDEENFTCFPLKDKGYKFNQKETLSFGLVAGKKTAVSYLESKIDFHQLSLKVKERW
- a CDS encoding ATP-dependent helicase; the protein is MELVGLNSEQKKAVESVDGPLLILAGAGSGKTRVITYRIANLILNHKVYPNQILAVTFTNKAAEEMRIRCRSLIPEGTGEPLVRTFHSLCLYLLRREGKVLGLGNNFTVYDSDMQESLIKEILKSKDMDTKEFRPSALANAFSAAKDSFMTAEEYAKKKADDSYTKTIASVFLEYEKRKDLRNALDFGDLILKTVILFRDYPVILEKYQRLWKYIMVDEYQDTNKIQYHLVQSLSSFHKNLCVVGDDDQSIYSWRGADISNILNFKKDYPDAVVVKLEENYRSTKTIIETAAALIANNKQRTNKTLRTENPLGDKIKLSSYQNEMEEAEGIVQKIQMGARRGQKYSNFAVFYRTNSQSRYFEEALRKKAIPYKIFGGFRFFDRKEVKDLIAYLSVVVNPVDSTSLLRIINSPPRGIGDTTVNRLLSYSVSEGLSLFECLGKSVPDIKKGTLQKLASLYRMFESAMEDLGKKTPSEIAYEVLEHSGYREFLENESTEDSFSRLSNLNEFVNALKEFEENNPEATLEEYLGNISLITSEDNTKDLPDYVILMTVHNAKGLEFQHVFMAGMEEGTFPHFLSIDSADGLEEERRLAYVAITRARKNLEISFSRFTRKFGDIEARLPSQFLEELPSQFLDGEFTESRYGVRRPEFAPRAERFQKSEEKFETVLAKTGDGDYQVGTKVRHKVYGEGRILSVSGSGDNRKVEVRFGSHLDKKFLLAYTPLEIIS
- a CDS encoding TlpA family protein disulfide reductase, with protein sequence MNSKMMTQVFRRSTSSFYLIFLLSLFFCKPSKEVSDFYPDSLPGLTGEKERLEDFKGKVVVLDFWATWCEPCAKAVPTINQWKSSVSEKDFVFRGINTDTSEPLEKIQKDMKRLKMSYPTLLDKDWKMTDFYHVEGIPCLLVFDRTGKIVHRQYGIIGSDLSGLVIRSHVWAATELP